In Paraburkholderia bryophila, a single genomic region encodes these proteins:
- the argC gene encoding N-acetyl-gamma-glutamyl-phosphate reductase, with translation MSTKVFVDGQEGTTGLKIFEYLSQRADVEILRIEEAKRKDIEERRRLINASDVTFLCLPDVASRESASLVDNEHTVLIDASTAFRTAADWAYGLPELAHSQRERLRSAKRIAVPGCHASAFVLAMRPLVEAGVVPAEFAAHAYSITGYSGGGKKMIADYEAGGNDKLKSPRPYALGLTHKHLPEMAAHTGLKSAPVFTPIVGDFYKGLAVTTFFSPSQLAKKTTPHDVQALFAEYYAGEAFVHVAPFDAAANLDDGFFDVQANNDTNRVDLFVFGNEERFVTVARLDNLGKGASGAAIQCMNLAIGTAEESGLKR, from the coding sequence ATGAGCACGAAAGTTTTTGTCGACGGACAGGAAGGCACGACCGGCCTGAAGATTTTTGAATACCTGTCGCAGCGCGCCGACGTGGAGATCCTGCGTATCGAAGAAGCGAAGCGCAAGGATATCGAAGAGCGCCGTCGTCTCATCAATGCGTCGGACGTCACGTTCCTGTGTCTGCCGGATGTGGCCTCGCGCGAATCCGCGTCGCTGGTCGACAACGAGCACACCGTGCTGATCGACGCGAGCACCGCGTTCCGCACGGCCGCCGACTGGGCGTACGGGCTGCCGGAACTGGCCCATTCGCAGCGCGAACGTCTGCGCAGCGCGAAACGCATCGCCGTGCCGGGCTGTCATGCATCGGCCTTCGTGCTGGCCATGCGTCCGCTGGTCGAAGCCGGCGTGGTGCCGGCCGAGTTCGCCGCGCACGCCTATTCGATCACCGGCTACAGCGGCGGCGGCAAGAAAATGATTGCCGACTACGAAGCCGGCGGTAACGACAAGCTCAAGAGCCCGCGCCCGTATGCGCTCGGCCTGACGCACAAGCATCTGCCGGAAATGGCCGCACACACGGGGCTGAAGTCGGCGCCGGTGTTCACGCCGATCGTCGGCGATTTCTACAAGGGCCTGGCGGTCACCACGTTCTTCTCGCCGAGCCAACTGGCCAAGAAGACGACGCCGCACGACGTGCAGGCGCTGTTCGCCGAGTACTACGCGGGCGAAGCCTTCGTGCATGTCGCGCCGTTCGACGCGGCAGCGAACCTGGACGACGGCTTCTTCGACGTGCAGGCGAACAACGACACCAATCGCGTCGACCTGTTCGTGTTCGGCAACGAGGAACGCTTCGTCACCGTCGCGCGTCTGGACAACCTGGGCAAGGGCGCGTCCGGCGCGGCGATTCAGTGTATGAACCTCGCGATCGGCACCGCGGAAGAAAGCGGTCTGAAACGCTAA
- a CDS encoding flavodoxin family protein, translating into MSKIVIVYHSGYGHTKKVAEAVLAGTLEAGADARLLPVGEIDDAGWAELATADAIIFGAPTYMGGPSADFKKFADASSKPWFGQTWKDKIAAGFTNSATMNGDKFSTIQYFVTLAMQHSMIWSGTGMMPSNTKAATRNDLNYVGGFTGLLTQSPADASAEEAPPAGDLETARMFGARIAGVTARWLAGAPR; encoded by the coding sequence ATGTCGAAGATCGTCATCGTTTATCACAGCGGCTACGGCCATACGAAGAAAGTCGCCGAAGCCGTGCTGGCGGGCACCCTCGAAGCCGGCGCCGACGCGCGTCTGCTGCCGGTCGGCGAAATCGACGACGCCGGCTGGGCGGAACTGGCCACGGCCGACGCGATCATCTTCGGCGCGCCGACCTACATGGGCGGCCCGTCCGCCGACTTCAAGAAATTCGCCGACGCGAGTTCCAAACCGTGGTTCGGCCAGACATGGAAGGACAAGATCGCCGCGGGTTTCACCAACTCGGCGACCATGAACGGCGACAAGTTCTCGACCATTCAGTACTTCGTCACGCTGGCGATGCAGCACAGCATGATCTGGTCGGGCACCGGCATGATGCCGTCGAACACCAAGGCGGCCACCCGCAACGACCTGAACTACGTGGGCGGCTTCACCGGTCTGCTGACGCAGTCGCCGGCGGACGCGTCGGCGGAAGAAGCACCGCCCGCCGGCGATCTGGAAACCGCGCGGATGTTCGGCGCGCGCATTGCAGGCGTAACGGCGCGCTGGCTGGCCGGCGCTCCGCGCTGA